Proteins co-encoded in one Haloarcula pelagica genomic window:
- a CDS encoding ZIP family metal transporter — MVALENVAFVFVAGLLTALATGLGAIPFFLVDDFSDRWNVTLWGLASGIMVAASLFGLVREGLAYGSPVLLVPGLLTGVALVVVSHEVLEGFDHGPKKFEQADFKKLLLILGILTVHSFPEGVAVGVSFAELGLDGAVAGESLLIVGTAVPLLAVFMTVAISIHNVPEGTAIAIPLRSLGVSEWKMVWWAVFSSLPQPVGAVIAYYFVTLAKEFLPFGFGFAAGAMVYLVATEFVPEALELGDGLPGGGKRELFAGATTGVLAMVPLAFV; from the coding sequence ATGGTCGCACTGGAGAACGTCGCGTTCGTCTTCGTCGCGGGCCTGCTGACGGCGCTGGCGACCGGCCTCGGAGCGATCCCGTTCTTCCTGGTCGACGACTTCTCCGACCGGTGGAACGTGACCCTGTGGGGGCTGGCGTCGGGGATCATGGTCGCGGCCTCGCTCTTCGGTCTGGTTCGGGAGGGGTTGGCCTACGGGTCGCCGGTGCTGTTGGTGCCGGGGCTGCTGACCGGCGTCGCCCTCGTTGTCGTCAGCCACGAGGTCCTGGAGGGGTTCGATCACGGACCCAAGAAGTTCGAGCAGGCCGACTTCAAGAAACTCCTGCTCATCCTGGGGATCCTGACGGTCCACAGTTTTCCCGAGGGCGTCGCCGTCGGCGTCTCCTTCGCCGAACTTGGGCTCGACGGCGCGGTCGCTGGCGAGTCGCTGTTGATCGTCGGCACCGCCGTTCCGCTGTTGGCCGTCTTCATGACCGTCGCCATCTCCATCCACAACGTCCCCGAGGGAACCGCTATCGCCATCCCGCTGCGGTCGCTGGGAGTCAGCGAGTGGAAGATGGTCTGGTGGGCCGTCTTCTCGTCGCTGCCCCAGCCAGTCGGCGCCGTCATCGCCTACTACTTCGTGACGCTGGCCAAGGAGTTTCTCCCCTTCGGGTTCGGCTTTGCCGCCGGCGCGATGGTGTATCTCGTCGCGACGGAGTTCGTCCCCGAGGCACTGGAACTGGGTGACGGACTGCCCGGCGGCGGCAAACGGGAACTGTTCGCCGGCGCGACGACGGGCGTCCTGGCGATGGTGCCCCTGGCGTTCGTCTAG
- a CDS encoding 50S ribosomal protein L31e encodes MSASDFEERVVTIPLRDAKQDPKHERADKAMKLIRAHLARHFSVDESAVRIDPSINETTWARGRRKPPSKIRVRAARFEEDGEAVVEAETAE; translated from the coding sequence ATGAGCGCCAGTGACTTCGAGGAGCGTGTCGTCACGATCCCGCTCCGCGACGCGAAGCAAGACCCGAAACACGAGCGCGCCGACAAGGCGATGAAGCTCATCCGGGCTCACCTCGCCCGACACTTCTCGGTCGACGAGAGCGCCGTGCGTATCGACCCCTCGATCAACGAGACGACCTGGGCGCGCGGCCGGCGCAAGCCGCCGAGCAAGATCCGCGTCCGCGCCGCCCGCTTCGAGGAGGACGGCGAGGCGGTCGTCGAAGCCGAAACGGCCGAATAA
- a CDS encoding aldo/keto reductase yields MDLEYVRLGETGLSVSELSLGTWRFGRETEDGTVEIDEQRAHELLDAYEAAGGRFIDTADVYGGGDSERWIGDWLAERDREEYVLASKIYWPTREDDPNGRGLGRKHIRRNIDLMLDRLGTEYLDVLYIHRWDEDTPARELMHTLTGLVDDGKVNYLGASTFQPNAWRVAQANELAEREGLEPFTISQPRYNLVNREVEGDYLDMCDHYGLGVCPWSPLGQGVLTGKYDREDRAADASAGRSEEWKDAYLTEENFAVVDAVQAVAEEVDATPAQVSIAWLMHHDSVAVPLLGARTVDQLEENLGAATVDLSAEQFERLAEAKRGPYDDI; encoded by the coding sequence ATGGACCTCGAATACGTCCGACTCGGCGAGACTGGCCTGTCGGTCAGCGAACTGTCCCTCGGGACGTGGCGGTTCGGTCGCGAGACCGAGGACGGGACAGTCGAGATCGACGAGCAGCGGGCCCACGAACTGCTGGACGCCTACGAGGCCGCCGGGGGCCGCTTCATCGACACCGCCGACGTGTACGGCGGCGGCGACAGCGAACGCTGGATCGGCGACTGGTTGGCCGAACGCGACCGCGAGGAGTACGTCCTGGCCTCGAAGATCTACTGGCCGACACGCGAGGACGACCCCAACGGCCGCGGCCTCGGTCGGAAGCACATCCGGCGCAACATCGACCTGATGCTCGATCGTCTGGGGACGGAGTACCTCGACGTGCTGTACATCCACCGCTGGGACGAGGACACGCCCGCCCGGGAGCTGATGCACACCCTGACGGGCCTGGTCGACGACGGGAAGGTCAACTATCTGGGCGCCTCGACGTTCCAGCCCAACGCCTGGCGGGTCGCCCAGGCCAACGAACTCGCCGAACGCGAGGGCTTAGAGCCGTTTACGATCTCTCAGCCCCGCTACAACCTCGTCAACCGCGAGGTCGAGGGCGACTACCTCGACATGTGCGACCACTACGGCCTGGGCGTCTGTCCCTGGAGTCCACTGGGGCAGGGCGTGCTGACCGGCAAGTACGACCGCGAGGACCGCGCCGCCGACGCCTCCGCGGGCCGCAGCGAGGAGTGGAAAGACGCCTACCTCACGGAGGAGAACTTCGCCGTCGTCGACGCGGTCCAGGCCGTCGCAGAGGAGGTCGACGCCACGCCCGCACAGGTCTCGATCGCCTGGCTCATGCACCACGACAGCGTTGCCGTCCCGCTGCTGGGCGCCCGGACCGTCGACCAACTGGAGGAGAACCTCGGCGCCGCGACCGTCGACCTCTCGGCCGAGCAGTTCGAGCGTCTCGCCGAGGCCAAGCGCGGCCCGTACGACGACATCTGA
- a CDS encoding tetratricopeptide repeat protein has product MTDRERDDHQFSEGQGFDDPYEAFDLEPPEFEVDPDKVDPVDSRVVTDMLDRRNIPADQIDTEQLLDVGLEYMQINRHEQAAETFERVAQYADEDRIEQEAWTNKGAAHAELEEWDAAIGAYKEALNIDGESDHAATAETNLAYALWESGRSEQALEHAERAVEIDTRFAEGWYNRGFFLLERGLAEDAVEAFDNAIRLGFRNADILEEKARALEELGEYEEAEELADEVEEMREDAEQQLLE; this is encoded by the coding sequence ATGACAGACCGCGAGCGCGACGACCACCAGTTCTCCGAGGGCCAGGGGTTCGACGACCCCTACGAGGCCTTCGACCTCGAACCGCCCGAGTTCGAGGTGGACCCGGACAAGGTCGACCCCGTCGACTCCCGGGTCGTCACGGACATGCTCGACCGGCGCAACATCCCGGCCGACCAGATCGACACCGAGCAGCTGCTGGACGTAGGCCTGGAGTACATGCAGATCAACCGCCACGAACAGGCCGCCGAGACGTTCGAGCGGGTCGCCCAGTACGCCGACGAGGACCGCATCGAACAGGAGGCCTGGACGAACAAGGGCGCCGCTCACGCCGAACTGGAGGAGTGGGACGCCGCCATCGGCGCGTACAAGGAGGCGCTCAACATCGACGGGGAGTCCGACCACGCCGCCACCGCCGAGACGAACCTCGCGTACGCGCTGTGGGAGTCGGGCCGCTCCGAGCAGGCCTTGGAACACGCCGAGCGCGCCGTCGAGATCGACACCCGCTTCGCCGAAGGGTGGTACAACCGCGGGTTCTTCCTGCTGGAGCGTGGCCTGGCCGAAGACGCCGTCGAGGCCTTCGACAACGCGATCCGACTGGGCTTTCGGAACGCCGACATCCTCGAAGAGAAAGCCCGCGCGCTGGAGGAACTCGGCGAGTACGAGGAAGCCGAAGAACTCGCAGACGAGGTCGAAGAGATGCGCGAGGACGCCGAACAGCAGTTGCTCGAATAG
- a CDS encoding aminotransferase class V-fold PLP-dependent enzyme, whose amino-acid sequence MGHSESELLDVASIREDFPILQREFGGQQVVYLDNAATTQTPEPIVETIADYYRTTNANVHRGLHQLSQEASIAYEDAHDRVAEFIGASGEREEIVFTKNTTESMNVVAYAWGLNELGPEDEIVLTEMEHHASLVTWQQIAKKTGATCRYIRTAEDGTLDMDHARELITDDTAMVSVVHVSNTLGTVNPVSQLADIAHDHGAYIFVDGAQSVPNRPVDVEAIDADFFAFSGHKMCGPTGIGVLYGKKHLLEEMEPYLYGGMMIKKVTFEDSKWNDLPWKFEAGTPVICQGIALAAACDYLDDIGMERIERHEQRLADYAMERLTEQEDVEVYGPPAGHERGGLVSFNLDTVHAHDLSSILNDSAVAIRAGDHCTQPLHDTLGVAASARASFYIYNTREEIDKLVEAVDDARQLFA is encoded by the coding sequence ATGGGACACTCCGAATCCGAACTGCTCGACGTGGCGAGCATCCGTGAGGACTTCCCCATCCTCCAGCGGGAGTTCGGCGGGCAGCAGGTCGTCTATCTCGACAACGCGGCGACGACACAGACCCCCGAACCGATCGTCGAGACGATCGCGGACTACTACCGGACGACGAACGCCAACGTCCACCGCGGGCTCCACCAGTTGAGCCAGGAAGCCAGCATCGCCTACGAGGACGCTCACGACCGCGTCGCCGAGTTCATCGGCGCCTCCGGCGAGCGCGAGGAGATCGTCTTCACGAAGAACACCACCGAGAGCATGAACGTGGTGGCCTACGCCTGGGGCCTGAACGAACTCGGTCCCGAGGACGAGATCGTCCTCACGGAGATGGAACACCACGCCTCCCTTGTCACGTGGCAACAGATCGCCAAGAAGACCGGGGCGACGTGTCGATACATCCGCACCGCCGAGGACGGCACGCTCGATATGGACCACGCCCGGGAACTCATCACCGACGACACGGCGATGGTCAGCGTCGTCCACGTCTCGAACACGCTGGGGACCGTCAACCCCGTCTCGCAGCTCGCGGACATCGCTCACGACCACGGCGCGTACATCTTCGTCGACGGCGCCCAGTCGGTCCCCAACCGCCCGGTCGATGTCGAGGCTATCGACGCCGACTTCTTCGCGTTCTCGGGCCACAAGATGTGTGGGCCGACCGGGATCGGCGTCCTCTACGGCAAGAAACACCTCCTGGAGGAGATGGAGCCGTACCTCTACGGCGGCATGATGATCAAGAAGGTCACCTTCGAGGACTCGAAGTGGAACGACCTCCCCTGGAAGTTCGAGGCCGGCACGCCGGTCATCTGTCAGGGCATCGCGCTGGCGGCGGCCTGTGACTACCTCGACGACATCGGGATGGAGCGGATCGAGCGCCACGAGCAGCGCCTGGCCGACTACGCCATGGAACGGCTGACCGAACAGGAGGACGTGGAGGTGTACGGTCCGCCGGCGGGCCACGAACGGGGCGGGCTGGTCTCGTTCAACCTCGACACCGTCCACGCCCACGACCTCTCGTCGATCCTCAACGACTCGGCGGTCGCGATCCGGGCCGGCGACCACTGTACGCAACCGCTCCACGACACACTCGGCGTGGCTGCGTCCGCGCGTGCCTCGTTCTACATCTACAACACCCGCGAGGAGATCGACAAACTGGTCGAAGCCGTCGACGACGCGCGGCAGTTGTTCGCGTAG
- a CDS encoding 50S ribosomal protein L39e, producing MSKKSKAKKKRLAKLDNQNSRVPAWVMLKTDREVQRNPKRRHWRRNDTDE from the coding sequence ATGAGCAAGAAGTCGAAGGCCAAGAAGAAGCGCCTGGCCAAACTCGACAACCAGAACAGCCGCGTCCCCGCGTGGGTCATGCTCAAGACCGACCGCGAGGTCCAGCGAAACCCCAAGCGACGCCACTGGCGGCGTAACGACACGGACGAATAA
- a CDS encoding heme-binding protein, producing MEQRKPPATEEGWYVLHDCRSIDWDAWREAPQRVRDRALSEGIDFLSAYEAVEDSEAGQTAVYTVLGHKADIMILHLRPTMGDLDAAERHFEQTEFAAFTEQEFSYVSVTEASGYTEKSREYFEGEVDDDSGLAQYIQARLHPDVPDEEFVCFYPMSKRRQPDQNWYDTSFEERAAHIKRHGDIGRGYGGDVNQMICGSIGFDDWEWGITLWSEEMTSIKELLTEMRFDPSTSQFAEFGPFYVGRKFAPGDLPAVLAGQRVPTDTDTTGGVPEAHAGQTETDAHADHGAGAHADDGGTAGDTEGHSGAHPGSAGEGDHPHGETGDDADRPASEHGEHPTDDGDDGDDSGGGRPDVSGDYEVVDDAVQRVGRLGLHEGETYDAGDFALLFHSSADAEDIVDDVEDLAESFDHYDRHVTTTVRAQSGQTFVVSIWTAEEAAETAAGFLSDLDGIEQQFGGQLGEGVDDTDDQAAASSESIREQLDEAGVYAGQPHGEDVYALVVYSAADPEDLAAEVADLRGAFDRYDTHVRTSIYRDTDSGTTAVASLWDTEDAAQTASGYLTDLPDVVRRQGESDGFGTMGMFYTVKPEYREEFVEKFDTVGGLLAEMEGHRETALLANYDDENDMFIASQWDSKEDAMTFFRSEEFSETVDWGRDVLADRPRHVFLA from the coding sequence ATGGAGCAACGCAAGCCGCCGGCGACAGAGGAGGGCTGGTACGTCCTGCACGACTGTCGCAGTATCGACTGGGACGCCTGGCGCGAGGCCCCCCAGCGGGTCCGTGACCGGGCGCTCTCGGAGGGGATCGACTTCCTGTCGGCCTACGAGGCCGTCGAGGACAGCGAAGCGGGCCAGACGGCCGTCTACACGGTGCTTGGCCACAAGGCAGACATCATGATCCTCCACCTGCGGCCGACGATGGGCGATCTCGACGCCGCGGAGCGGCACTTCGAACAGACGGAGTTCGCCGCCTTCACCGAACAGGAGTTCTCCTACGTCTCGGTCACGGAGGCGTCGGGCTACACCGAGAAGTCCCGCGAGTACTTCGAGGGGGAAGTCGACGACGACTCCGGGCTGGCACAGTACATCCAGGCTCGCCTCCACCCCGACGTGCCCGACGAGGAGTTCGTCTGTTTCTACCCGATGAGCAAACGCCGCCAGCCAGACCAGAACTGGTACGACACCAGCTTCGAGGAGCGGGCCGCCCACATCAAGCGCCACGGCGACATCGGTCGCGGGTACGGCGGCGACGTGAACCAGATGATCTGTGGCTCGATCGGCTTCGACGACTGGGAGTGGGGGATCACCCTCTGGAGCGAGGAAATGACAAGCATCAAGGAACTCCTGACCGAGATGCGGTTCGACCCCTCGACCTCCCAGTTCGCGGAGTTTGGCCCCTTCTACGTCGGCCGGAAGTTCGCCCCCGGGGACCTGCCCGCGGTGCTTGCCGGCCAGCGCGTCCCGACTGATACGGACACCACGGGTGGTGTCCCTGAGGCCCACGCCGGACAGACGGAGACCGACGCCCACGCCGACCACGGTGCGGGTGCCCACGCGGACGACGGCGGGACGGCCGGCGACACCGAAGGCCACAGCGGCGCACACCCCGGGAGCGCCGGCGAGGGCGACCATCCCCACGGCGAGACGGGCGACGACGCCGACCGCCCGGCGAGCGAGCACGGGGAGCACCCGACTGACGACGGAGACGACGGCGACGATTCCGGCGGCGGCCGACCGGATGTCTCGGGCGACTACGAGGTCGTCGACGACGCCGTCCAGCGCGTCGGCCGACTCGGACTCCACGAGGGCGAGACCTACGACGCCGGGGACTTCGCGCTGCTCTTCCATTCGAGCGCGGACGCCGAGGACATCGTCGACGATGTCGAGGACCTCGCGGAGAGTTTCGACCACTACGACCGCCACGTCACCACGACGGTGCGGGCCCAGAGCGGCCAGACGTTCGTCGTGAGCATCTGGACCGCCGAGGAAGCCGCCGAGACCGCCGCGGGATTCCTCAGCGACCTCGACGGCATCGAACAGCAGTTCGGCGGCCAGCTCGGCGAGGGCGTCGACGACACCGACGACCAGGCCGCGGCGTCCTCGGAATCCATCCGGGAGCAACTCGACGAGGCGGGCGTCTACGCCGGCCAGCCACACGGCGAAGACGTGTACGCCCTGGTCGTCTACTCGGCGGCCGACCCCGAGGACCTGGCGGCCGAGGTCGCGGACCTGCGGGGCGCCTTCGACCGCTACGACACCCACGTCCGGACCTCGATCTACCGGGACACCGACTCGGGAACCACCGCCGTCGCCTCGCTGTGGGACACCGAGGACGCCGCCCAGACCGCGAGCGGCTACCTGACCGACCTCCCCGATGTCGTCCGCCGGCAGGGCGAGAGCGACGGCTTCGGGACGATGGGGATGTTCTACACGGTCAAGCCAGAGTACCGCGAGGAGTTCGTCGAGAAGTTCGACACCGTCGGCGGCCTGCTCGCGGAGATGGAGGGCCACCGGGAGACGGCGCTGCTGGCGAACTACGACGACGAGAACGACATGTTCATCGCGAGCCAGTGGGACAGCAAGGAGGACGCGATGACGTTCTTCCGCTCCGAGGAGTTCTCCGAGACCGTCGACTGGGGACGGGACGTGCTGGCGGATCGACCGCGACACGTGTTCCTGGCGTAG
- a CDS encoding sensor histidine kinase: MAGVVAASTLILALLGIAAVASFGFAWYSGRRSDHPVSDPFARLLFTDGCWALFTLAEGLDLFGLPAAVWGALVTLSAALSASFFFLFVVEYTGDSDRVPTRLRQLIVAQGPIYTVLYLLNPGGIVVPERREATYGVFRVVVEELGVVARAELVIVYALLGVSFLLLGRLLFTARNLYRKQTAIVFTVTLAITVANAGFYAGIAIRPGIDLTPLFFVVQAVGIGIALYRYDFLDVTPMAADTLFEELVDPVYVVDHRGRLVDWNEAAGAYLPPDPRRPSLADVDIDGLQQVVASPDGGVDAGDGAAPITTEVTTQRRDDGRLVSVTYDVRATPITDRYDIARGHVIAMRDVTEREARQQALETQNERLEEFTGIVSHDLRNPLQVIDGKVELARRTGELSHLDDASDAITRMETMLEELLHLAREGQTIDEKESVDLATVCRAAWAAVGTETATLTIETDETVVADETRLRQVFENLFRNAIEHGGADVAVTVGAFDGGFYVADDGPGISDTERGDVFELGVTTESDGTGFGLAIVERIVQAHGWSIEYADSEGGGARFEVTELYPSPLSEP; encoded by the coding sequence ATGGCTGGTGTCGTTGCGGCGAGCACGCTCATCCTGGCGCTCCTGGGGATCGCCGCAGTCGCCAGTTTCGGGTTCGCATGGTACTCCGGGCGGCGCTCTGACCACCCGGTGTCGGACCCCTTCGCACGGCTGTTGTTCACGGACGGGTGCTGGGCGCTGTTCACGCTCGCCGAAGGACTCGATCTGTTCGGGCTCCCGGCGGCCGTGTGGGGCGCGCTCGTCACGTTGTCGGCCGCGCTGTCGGCCAGTTTCTTCTTCCTGTTCGTCGTCGAGTACACGGGCGACAGCGATCGAGTACCGACCCGCCTCAGGCAACTGATCGTGGCTCAGGGTCCGATCTACACCGTTCTGTACCTGCTCAATCCGGGCGGGATCGTCGTCCCCGAGCGGCGGGAGGCTACCTACGGTGTGTTTCGGGTGGTCGTCGAGGAACTCGGTGTCGTCGCGCGCGCCGAACTGGTGATCGTCTACGCACTCCTCGGCGTCTCCTTCCTGTTACTCGGCCGCCTGCTCTTTACCGCACGGAACCTCTACCGCAAACAGACTGCTATCGTCTTTACCGTCACGCTGGCGATCACGGTCGCCAACGCCGGCTTCTACGCCGGGATCGCTATTCGGCCCGGGATCGACCTGACGCCACTGTTTTTCGTCGTCCAGGCCGTCGGAATCGGTATCGCGCTGTACCGCTACGACTTCCTCGACGTGACGCCGATGGCGGCCGACACGCTGTTCGAGGAACTGGTCGACCCGGTGTACGTCGTCGACCATCGGGGCCGGCTCGTCGACTGGAACGAGGCCGCGGGGGCGTATCTGCCGCCGGACCCTCGTCGCCCGTCGCTCGCCGATGTCGACATCGACGGCCTGCAACAGGTCGTTGCGTCGCCCGACGGGGGAGTGGACGCCGGCGACGGAGCGGCACCGATCACCACGGAAGTGACGACCCAACGGCGGGACGACGGACGGCTGGTCTCGGTGACCTACGACGTTCGCGCCACCCCGATCACCGACCGGTACGACATCGCCCGGGGACACGTCATCGCCATGCGGGACGTGACCGAGCGGGAGGCCCGTCAACAGGCGCTCGAAACGCAAAACGAGCGGCTTGAGGAGTTCACCGGCATCGTGAGCCACGACCTGCGGAACCCGCTGCAGGTGATCGACGGCAAGGTGGAACTGGCCCGCCGGACGGGCGAGCTCTCGCACCTCGACGACGCCAGTGACGCGATCACGCGCATGGAGACGATGCTCGAAGAGCTGTTACACCTCGCGCGGGAGGGCCAGACCATCGACGAGAAGGAGTCGGTCGACCTCGCGACGGTCTGCCGGGCGGCCTGGGCGGCGGTGGGAACCGAGACGGCGACGTTGACCATCGAGACCGACGAGACGGTGGTCGCCGACGAGACCCGACTGCGACAGGTGTTCGAGAACCTCTTTCGCAACGCCATCGAGCACGGCGGTGCGGACGTAGCAGTGACCGTCGGGGCCTTCGACGGCGGGTTCTACGTGGCCGACGACGGTCCGGGCATCTCCGACACCGAGCGCGGCGACGTGTTCGAGTTGGGAGTGACGACCGAGAGCGACGGCACCGGCTTCGGGCTGGCGATCGTCGAGCGGATCGTCCAGGCCCACGGCTGGTCGATCGAGTACGCCGACAGCGAGGGCGGCGGCGCCCGGTTCGAGGTGACGGAGCTCTACCCCTCGCCGCTCTCGGAACCGTAA
- the sufU gene encoding Fe-S cluster assembly sulfur transfer protein SufU produces MGIGGSDMYRQQILDHYKSPRNYGEIDDPTFTHVGENPMCGDEIRMDVVLSEDEQTIEHVAFRGDGCAISQASASMLTEQLQGMAVEELQAMDRDDIVDMLGVDISPMRIKCAVLAEKVAQDGAEIYFGEKDIDRTTTEDDE; encoded by the coding sequence ATGGGTATCGGCGGCTCCGACATGTACCGACAGCAGATTCTGGACCACTACAAGAGTCCGCGCAACTACGGGGAGATCGACGACCCGACGTTCACACACGTCGGCGAGAACCCGATGTGTGGCGACGAGATTCGGATGGACGTGGTCCTGAGCGAGGACGAACAGACCATCGAACACGTCGCGTTCCGGGGTGACGGCTGTGCCATCTCCCAGGCGTCGGCGTCGATGCTCACCGAGCAACTCCAGGGGATGGCCGTCGAGGAGTTACAGGCGATGGACCGGGACGACATCGTCGACATGCTGGGCGTCGACATCTCGCCCATGCGGATCAAGTGTGCGGTGCTCGCCGAGAAGGTCGCACAGGACGGCGCCGAGATCTACTTCGGCGAGAAGGACATCGACCGGACGACGACGGAAGACGACGAGTAG
- a CDS encoding pyridoxamine 5'-phosphate oxidase family protein, translating into MSLSEEVESLIADAPLSAHLATSVDDRPHVAPVWYVYENSETYRAVSDRAVTESPQVWLLTGGKKLRNVRQNPRVALSIERADESGVDWAAQLLGTARIVDDERQVATIEAALDRKYRGGEGTTDGGTDAGEDGTDGGEEWALLAVRVGSGTAQRYGSESGEG; encoded by the coding sequence ATGTCACTCTCCGAGGAGGTCGAGTCACTGATCGCCGACGCACCGCTGAGCGCACACCTCGCGACCAGCGTCGACGACCGGCCCCACGTCGCGCCGGTGTGGTACGTCTACGAGAACAGCGAGACCTACCGTGCGGTCAGCGACCGAGCGGTCACGGAGTCCCCGCAGGTGTGGCTTCTCACCGGCGGGAAGAAACTCCGGAACGTCAGACAGAACCCCCGCGTGGCGCTCTCGATCGAGCGGGCCGACGAGTCCGGCGTCGACTGGGCCGCACAGCTGCTTGGGACGGCCCGAATCGTCGACGACGAGCGACAGGTAGCGACGATCGAAGCGGCGCTCGATCGGAAGTACCGTGGCGGCGAGGGGACGACCGACGGTGGAACAGACGCCGGTGAGGACGGGACCGACGGTGGCGAGGAGTGGGCGCTCCTGGCCGTCCGGGTCGGGAGCGGGACGGCACAGCGTTACGGTTCCGAGAGCGGCGAGGGGTAG
- the thpR gene encoding RNA 2',3'-cyclic phosphodiesterase, whose protein sequence is MKRLFVSVDLDGLADAVRAVQDRFEGASGLRFTDPEQAHVTLKFLGDTESDRIDELLAELEAAVDDAGVAPFEARFGGLGVFPSMEYVSVVWFGVREGAGAAELTALHEAIEGRTVAMGFEPEDHEFTPHVTLARMDHAGGKALVQEVVRSTDPDVGSLAVDEIRLTESVLGPDGPTYRNIESISLP, encoded by the coding sequence ATGAAACGGCTGTTCGTCAGCGTCGACCTCGACGGGCTCGCGGACGCGGTCCGGGCGGTACAGGACCGTTTCGAGGGCGCCAGCGGTCTCCGGTTTACCGACCCCGAGCAGGCCCACGTGACGCTGAAGTTCCTCGGAGACACGGAGTCGGACCGGATCGACGAGCTGCTCGCGGAACTGGAAGCGGCGGTCGACGACGCCGGCGTCGCCCCGTTCGAGGCCCGCTTTGGCGGCCTGGGCGTGTTCCCCTCGATGGAGTACGTCAGCGTCGTCTGGTTCGGGGTCCGCGAGGGCGCCGGCGCCGCCGAGTTGACGGCGCTACACGAGGCGATCGAGGGCCGGACCGTCGCCATGGGGTTCGAGCCCGAGGACCACGAGTTCACCCCCCACGTCACGCTCGCCCGGATGGACCACGCCGGCGGGAAAGCCCTCGTCCAGGAGGTCGTCCGCTCGACTGACCCCGATGTCGGAAGCCTCGCCGTCGACGAGATCAGGCTGACCGAGAGCGTGCTCGGCCCGGACGGACCGACGTACAGAAATATCGAGTCGATATCACTTCCGTGA
- a CDS encoding methyltransferase domain-containing protein — protein sequence MTDGNDWDATEYDRDHAFVAQYGRDLLELLAPEPGERILDIGCGTGHLTAAIADRGAEVVGIDAAPEMVEQARAAHPDCTFRQADIREYDPDRPFDAVFSNAALHWIPGPDHDAVLSTVADALSPDGRFVAEFGGHGNVAAITDALESALADRGYERSHPWYFPSVGAYAPRVESHGLELRLVRLFDRPTELDDGEAGLRNWIGMFGDEFFAGVDPTERETVLDTVEDRLRPRLFDGESWTADYRRLRLLARPYADDTRPGRPVE from the coding sequence ATGACAGATGGGAACGACTGGGACGCCACGGAGTACGACCGGGACCACGCCTTCGTCGCCCAGTACGGCCGGGACCTGCTGGAGCTGCTCGCCCCAGAACCCGGCGAGCGGATCCTCGATATCGGCTGTGGCACCGGCCACCTGACGGCGGCGATCGCCGACCGCGGGGCCGAGGTGGTCGGGATCGACGCCGCGCCGGAGATGGTCGAACAGGCCCGGGCGGCCCACCCCGACTGCACGTTCCGGCAGGCCGACATCCGCGAGTACGACCCCGACCGCCCCTTCGACGCCGTGTTCTCCAACGCCGCGCTCCACTGGATTCCCGGCCCGGATCACGACGCCGTGCTGTCGACCGTCGCCGACGCGCTGTCCCCCGACGGTCGGTTCGTCGCCGAGTTCGGCGGCCACGGGAACGTCGCCGCGATCACCGACGCGCTCGAATCGGCGTTGGCCGACCGCGGCTACGAACGCTCCCATCCCTGGTACTTCCCCAGCGTCGGCGCGTACGCGCCACGCGTCGAGTCCCACGGGCTGGAACTGCGCCTCGTCCGGTTGTTCGACCGGCCGACGGAGCTGGACGACGGCGAGGCGGGGCTGCGTAACTGGATCGGGATGTTCGGCGACGAGTTTTTCGCCGGTGTCGACCCGACGGAACGCGAGACGGTGCTGGATACCGTCGAGGACCGGCTGCGACCGCGGCTGTTCGACGGCGAGTCCTGGACCGCCGACTACCGTCGGCTTCGGTTGCTGGCACGGCCGTACGCGGACGATACTCGACCGGGCCGGCCCGTCGAGTGA
- a CDS encoding DUF424 domain-containing protein, translating into MLLNERDTDEGVLVSVCDPDIMGETFEDGPVSLTVDEEFYDGEPASEEEVVQSLARCSVANIVGETAVDVAIEHGFVDEENVLDLDGTLHAQLLWM; encoded by the coding sequence ATGCTCCTCAACGAACGCGACACCGACGAGGGGGTGCTCGTCTCGGTCTGTGATCCAGACATCATGGGCGAGACGTTCGAGGACGGCCCCGTCTCGCTGACGGTCGACGAGGAGTTCTACGACGGCGAACCGGCGAGCGAGGAGGAAGTCGTCCAGAGCCTCGCACGGTGTAGCGTCGCCAACATCGTCGGCGAGACGGCCGTCGACGTAGCGATCGAACACGGCTTCGTCGACGAGGAGAACGTCCTCGATCTGGACGGGACGCTGCACGCGCAACTGCTCTGGATGTAG